The Bacillota bacterium DNA segment TTTTAGAGGTATAATGAAACCAGGTCAAGAAAAAGCCGAAAGGAGGGTGGGCACGTGGCCGATTTGCGCGTTGGTACCAGCGGCTACAACTACCCGCACTGGAGGGGGGCCTTCTACCCAAAGGAAATTCCCGGCCGCCGGTGGTTGAACTTCTACGCCGCCCATTTCAACACGGTAGAGCTGAACGTTACCTTTTACCGCCTCCCCCTGGCCAAGACCTTCGCCAGCTGGTATGACAGCACCCCTCCAGATTTCCGGTTTGCCGTCAAAGGAAGCAGGATGATCACCCACATAAAACGCCTGAGGGATGTCGCAGAACCCCTTGCCGCCTTCTTCGGCCGGGCAGAAAAACTCCAGGAAAAACTCGCGGTGGTCCTCTGGCAGCTGCCCCCGGGCCTTCGGGGGGACCCCGGGCTCCTCGCCGAATTCTGCAGGTTGGTACAGGGCAACGATACCGCGCGCGCCGCACGGCACGCCTTTGAATTCCGCCACAATTCCTGGTTCTCCCCTGAGGTTTACGAAATCCTGCACCAAAACAACTTCGGCCTCTGCATTGCGGACTCCCCCAGGTGGCCGCAGACCCTTGAGGTGACTGCAGACTTCGTCTACCTGCGGTTTCACGGAAGCGAGAAGGTTTATACTTCGTGCTACACAAAGGAAGAACTGGAACGCTGGGCCAAAAGAATCCGGGAGTGGCTGGAGAGCGGCAGGGATGTTTACGCCTACTTCAACAACGATGCCGGAGGCTGGGCGGTGGCCAACGCCCGGGACCTGATCTCCCTGACCCGGGCCCGGCAGGAAGCATAATCCCCCGGCCGATCCTCAGCTCAAATTTCGATTGCTTTTTCCTTTTTTATGTTTTATAATTTATTTATCTAGATATTTAGATACTTTTATTAATTTCAACCTTTATCAAATCTTATCGAAACTTTCTTTTCTCAATCCAGCTTATCCAGAAAAGGGGATGATCATGCGGAAAATCGCAGAAGCATTCCGCGCCTTAGGAGACGAAACCAGGCTGCGAATCCTGGCGCTCCTCATCCATGCAGAGCTATGTGTATGCGAAATCGAACTGATCCTCAATCTTCCCCAGCCCCGGGTTTCCCACCACCTGGGCATTTTAAAAGACGCCGGACTGATTGCCGACCGCCGGAACGGCCAGATGGTCTTTTACCACCTCGTTCCTTCCCACCCCCTCTGGGCACATGCAGGAGCCGGAATTAAGCAACTTCTGGATGAGTTCGTTGCGCCCGAGGACATTGTACGCCTTAAGCACTGCCTCCAGCACCGACGGGAGGGAAAAGAGCACCTGGCCAAACTCCGCCACGCGTGGTCCAAGGCCGAGATTCGCCTTTATTAAGCTCAATTTTCTCTTAGGATTTTGCTTTTTGGGATTTGTACTTCAGGAGAGGAGGTTTTTAAATGGAGGTTTACCTGAACAACGCGGCAACATCCTGGCCCAAGCCCGAGTGCGTTTACGAAGCAGTGAATAATTTCCTGCGCCGCTTCGGGGCAAGCCAGGGGCGCGGGGTTTTCCGGCGCAGCCAGGAGGCCACCAGGATCATCGAGGACTGCCGTGACGCCCTGGCCCGCCTGTTCAACGTTAAAGATCCTTCACGGCTTGTTTTTACAAAAAACTGCTCCGAGGCCCTGAACCTGGCAATCAAAGGTTTTCTGCGCCCCGGCGACCACGTGATCACCAGCAGCATGGAGCACAACTCGGTCTGGCGCCCCCTGAAAACCCTTGAAAAGAAAGGAACCATTTCTCTTTCAGAGGTCATGTGCAACCCACATGGAGAGATCGATCTCTCTGATGTAAAGCGGGCCTTCCGGCCCGAAACAAGGCTGCTGGTTTTTACGCACGCCTCCAACGTAACGGGAACCCTTTTCCCCCTGGCCGAGCTGGCGGAACTCGCCCATGCCCACAGCTCCAGGCTGCTCGTAGATGCCGCCCAAACTGCCGGAGTTTTTCCCATCGATGTGGCCGAACTTGGCATCGACCTTCTGGCGTGCAGCGGCCACAAGGGACTGCTGGGGCCCCAGGGAACCGGCGCCCTCTATATTGCCCCTGGCCTGGAGCTGGAACCCCTGCTGGAGGGGGGAACCGGGAGCAACTCCCTCTTCCCCTTCCAACCTGAAACACTTCCCGACCGCTTTGAAACCGGCATCCCCAACGGCCCCGGCCTGGCAGGCCTCGGGGCGGCGGTGGAATTTCTTTTAAAGACAGGGGTTGCGGCAATCCGAGAAAAGGAACATCAATTGACGGCCCTTTTACTGGAAAAGCTGGGGCAAATTCCCGGGGTCGTCCTCTATGGGCCCCGGGATCCCGACCGCCAGGTGGCGGTAGTTTCCTTCAACATTCAAGATGTCAACCCTGAAGAGGTGGGTGCGGTACTGGATGAGATTTACAATATCATGGTCCGGACGGGGCTGCACTGCGCGCCCCGCGCCCACAGGACCATCGGCACCCTGGAGACGGGAACGGTGCGCGTCAGCCCCGGCTACTTTAATACAGTCGCAGATATCGAGTACTTCCTGGAGGCAATCCGGGAAATCGCCCGGAAAGCAGCCCCCGGCCCCTCCCACCCCGTTCGTCCAGGAAAAGAGGGCGCCGCAGCAGTTGGAGAATTCGTAAAAGGCTACCAGATTATCCAGGCCGCCCCCTGCTACGCCGATGCCAGGAAGATCAGGGTGATCGCCTCCCTGACAGATGATGTTGAAACGCTTTTCCCCTATTTAAACGCCGTGCTCAGAGGGAGCTATCACGAAGCAGGAAAGTCGTTTACCTTCTCTTACGAAGGCCGGCCTGTGGTTCTCCAGCCCCGACAGATTATCCTGGGCAAGACCGAAAACATCGCTAAGGCAAACGAGATCCTGGAGAATGTGGTCAAAATGCTGAACAGAGTAGCCGCAGCCAGAGATAGAATTACTCCCACTACAGAACCTCAAACCCAACTGAGCCCCTTCATGCTCTACAAACACCTCCCCCGCACCAACTGCAGGGAGTGCGGGGAGCTAACCTGCCTCGCCTTCGCAACTGGGGTCATCCAGGGGCGCTACGAAGCAGAGCAGTGCCCGTTCTTGAAAGAGCCGGCTTACGCGCAGCAAAAGCAGGCAATTGAGAAACTCCTGGCCGAATACCTGGAGGGCCTCTTGCCTGCCGGGGAGGAGCTGCTCAGATGAAAAAGGTTTTCATCGTCCTGGAACCCCAGGAAATCCTCAGGCTGCAGGGGATCCTGATGGAGCACGATGCAGAAGAGGCGTGGAATTTTCTCCAGTTCACGCTCTGGCCCAAGATTAAAAAAGAGATCAGTTGTTTAGACGGAAAAAAGTAAAGGAGGGATAAAATGTCGAGGTGTCTAAAGTGCGGCCTTTTCTCGACCCTGAACAGTGAGTGCTTCTGGTTTAAAAAGAAGTTCTCCAGGCAGGACCTCGCGGCAAGCGGTGAATGCCCATACTTTACAGAAATTCTTTACGAAGACGGTGTTCCCCTCACTCCTTACCAGCATTTCCTGCTTAAAAAACAGGACCTGGAGAGCAAGAAAATGCAGGGTCCGGTGTAAACGGGTGTTTTCCAGCCTGGCCTGGAACCGGATTGCTCTGAAGCTAGAACACTCTGGAAAGACCTTTCTTTTGAAGAAGATAGGCGCTTCCCAGAAATAATGCCGTAAAGGCGACAAGAGCCGTCATGTCAAACTGCGGTCCAATCTGGGGCTGCTCCCCGAACGCAAGGCGGATTAAATCCATGGTATATGTAAGAGGCGAAAAAAGGGCAATGGAGCGGCCCCAGGCCGGCATTTGCTCGAGAGGAACAAAGACCCCACTCACAAAGAGCAGCGGAAACCGGACCAGTGTAGCCAGCATCATCACGTTCGACGGCATGTCCGTCGGAAGGGCTGCGAGCAAGGCACCAAGCGAGGCAAAACAGTAAACCGCCAGAAACAAAGTAACAAGAAAAACAGCCGGTTCAAAAAGCAGCGCTCCAAAAACAAGAACTCCCAGCGCCAGGGGAACCAGGGAAATAACCAGGCCGTAGAGAAAGCCGGCCCAGACATCACCCAGGACAATGTGCCACAGGGAGACAGGGGTGGTCAGCAGGCGCTCGTAAGTTTTAGCCTGCCTTTCCCAGGGGGCAATCAGCGGTCCCACCGAAGAGGCCGCAAACAAAACCGTCATCCCAATCAGCCCGGGAACCATGCTGGCGGCAGGCAGGTTGCGGCCCACCGCAAAGGCGAGAAACATAAAAACCGGGAAAAGAAGGCCGAAGATCAACACCGGCGGCTTGAGATAATAGATCTTCGCATTTTTTTTAGCAATCGCAAGGGAAAGCATCCAGTGTTCAATGAGGGTTAACTTGCCAGAGGATTTTTCAGCAGACACTTTCGCTCCTTCCTCTCTTTATTGCTGATCCGTCAGGTGTAGAAAAACATCTTCCAGGGTTGGTCCCTGGGTGTGCAGGGAAAGGATCTTTAAGTTTTCCCGCCTGGCCAGTTCGGCAACCGCCAATACAACATCCCCCGGGTGATCGGTGTAGAGGATAAACCTGTCACCCGACTTCTTCACCTGATTTACACCCTTAAGAGCGGCGAGGAGTTGTGATTCAACCACCTGTGGATGAAAAGCCACCACAACCGACTGAAGGCGCTGCAGCATACATTTCAGTTTTTCCGGCCGGTCCACAGCCACCAGTTTTCCCTGATTAATGATGGCAACCCGGTCGCAGAGTTGGCCGGCTTCCTCGATGTTGTGGGTGGTCAGGAAAACGGTTTTTCCCCTCTCATTAAATTTCTTAATCAGATCCCTGATCAGGTGGGTGCTTTGAACATCAAGCCCTGAGGTAGGTTCATCTAAAATAAGAACTTCCGGATCGCTCATCAGCGCCATGCCAAGCAGCAGCCGCTGCTTCATCCCCTTGGAAAAGCCCCTGGCTTTAAAGTGCCGCTTTTCCTTTAATCCGAAGATCTCGAGAAGTTCATCTGCCCGCTTCGCACGCATCTTTTTAGGGACTCCATAAAGTTCTCCGATAAACAAAAGATTGTCCCAGGCGGATAAATCAACATAGACATTGGCCAGTTCCGGCACCACACCCATCATCCGCTTTGCATGATACGGCTGCTTTTTCAAGTGATAGCCCATGATTAAAACTTCTCCCTGATCCGGCTCAACGATCCCCGTCAGGATTCGCTGGGTGGTAGTTTTTCCGGCTCCGTTTGGACCCAAAAAACCGAATACTTCTCCGGCCGCTACCGAGAAAGTAACCCCGGCAACGGCCTGAACATTTCCATATTTTTTAAACAGGTTCCTTGCCTGGATTGCTTCGAAGTTCACTTACTTTCAACTCCCCTGGCTTAACAGCGCGAAACTTTGCGCTGCTTACTCGCTGCTCAAATTTTCCTTTTCCGCCTCTTGTGCAAGGCACCGATTAAATTCAAGGAGAAAACCCTCTAAAGATTTCTTTTTCTGTTGAATCGTCAAGGCCCATGTCCGGAGATAACTGTCTCCCTCCGGAGTCAGCGAGTAAATCTTGCGCGCCGGCCCCCCACTTCCCGGCTCCAGGCGCGACTCCACCATCCCATTCTCCTCTAAATGCCGCAGGTGGCGGTAAATCACGCCAGGATCCGGCACTCCTTCCAGAAACGATAAGGTGCTCAACCTCTCCGCAAGTTCATACCCATGCGACGGTTTTTTCTTCAAAAGCAGCAGGAGCGACGGGATTGTCAGGCTCCCGCGTTTCAGGTGCTGGTCCGAACAGTTGCAGCCATCTCCAGCAATTCCGCACATTGCATGTCCCTCCTATGGTAGACTTATCACTACTGACATATTATCATTATATTACATTTTGTCAATAGTCTGGTAAGTTTTTTGATTATAAAGCCGCATCCCCACCAAGGCGATTAAAGCCTCAGTAGATGTTCTTTCCCGGGCCCGGCGTGCGAGAGACTATGGGCAGGCGAGGGCGGTCCTCTGCTTCCAGATGGTAACAGGAAGCAGGAATTTTTTATCCTGTATCGAATTAGTGCTCTAGAGTAACGGCATGAAGTCGCTCGGAGTTCTAGGAAGTTTAAGATCAGGCCACGAAGGTCTGTTGCCTTGCCGAAACAGGGCAGATCCTTCGTGGCTTTTATTTGGTTGTTCACCTCATCAAAGGTTGTGCGAAGCTTATCTGCCTGGTAGAGGAGAAAATGAGGTATAAAGGACACAGGTCATGAAATTTTTTTCTCATTAGGAATTTAAACCAGAAGGAATTGAAATTAGCGTCGAATATTGCTCCTTTGGAAGAAGAAAGCTTTGCTACGGAAGCAAAGCTGCCTGGGGATGTAAATAAAAGCGGGTTGGCCAAAAAGGCAGGCTAGTAAGGTTTTACCCAATTTCAGGAAATTGGACCACGCAGGTCTAGGCGCCTCCAGAAGGAGAAGCGCGATGTGCTTGCGTGGTTTTATGTTTTTATCCGGCAGAGACGCTTCCTCCCAGGGGTATCCCTTTGTTGCTGAGGCTCTCAGAGTGGCGCTCCTTTCGGGCTGGAAAACTGGCAAGGCTGGGGGCTTGCCGGCAGATATTAGTTGTGGCATTTCAATGCGGTGTTCCCGTTCATGCAGGGGGGAGAGGGAAGTAGTGGCAAGATGTAATAACGGATTGGCTAAACTGGAAGTGAAAGATGTTGAGTTCAGCTATGCATGCGACCCTGTGATACAGGGTGTTTGCTTGAGTGTTTCCGAAGGAGAAGTGCTTTGCATAGTAGGGCCAAATGGAGCAGGCAAGTCCACGCTGTTGAAGTGCATA contains these protein-coding regions:
- a CDS encoding winged helix-turn-helix transcriptional regulator; this translates as MIMRKIAEAFRALGDETRLRILALLIHAELCVCEIELILNLPQPRVSHHLGILKDAGLIADRRNGQMVFYHLVPSHPLWAHAGAGIKQLLDEFVAPEDIVRLKHCLQHRREGKEHLAKLRHAWSKAEIRLY
- a CDS encoding aminotransferase class V-fold PLP-dependent enzyme; amino-acid sequence: MEVYLNNAATSWPKPECVYEAVNNFLRRFGASQGRGVFRRSQEATRIIEDCRDALARLFNVKDPSRLVFTKNCSEALNLAIKGFLRPGDHVITSSMEHNSVWRPLKTLEKKGTISLSEVMCNPHGEIDLSDVKRAFRPETRLLVFTHASNVTGTLFPLAELAELAHAHSSRLLVDAAQTAGVFPIDVAELGIDLLACSGHKGLLGPQGTGALYIAPGLELEPLLEGGTGSNSLFPFQPETLPDRFETGIPNGPGLAGLGAAVEFLLKTGVAAIREKEHQLTALLLEKLGQIPGVVLYGPRDPDRQVAVVSFNIQDVNPEEVGAVLDEIYNIMVRTGLHCAPRAHRTIGTLETGTVRVSPGYFNTVADIEYFLEAIREIARKAAPGPSHPVRPGKEGAAAVGEFVKGYQIIQAAPCYADARKIRVIASLTDDVETLFPYLNAVLRGSYHEAGKSFTFSYEGRPVVLQPRQIILGKTENIAKANEILENVVKMLNRVAAARDRITPTTEPQTQLSPFMLYKHLPRTNCRECGELTCLAFATGVIQGRYEAEQCPFLKEPAYAQQKQAIEKLLAEYLEGLLPAGEELLR
- a CDS encoding DUF72 domain-containing protein, whose product is MADLRVGTSGYNYPHWRGAFYPKEIPGRRWLNFYAAHFNTVELNVTFYRLPLAKTFASWYDSTPPDFRFAVKGSRMITHIKRLRDVAEPLAAFFGRAEKLQEKLAVVLWQLPPGLRGDPGLLAEFCRLVQGNDTARAARHAFEFRHNSWFSPEVYEILHQNNFGLCIADSPRWPQTLEVTADFVYLRFHGSEKVYTSCYTKEELERWAKRIREWLESGRDVYAYFNNDAGGWAVANARDLISLTRARQEA
- a CDS encoding PadR family transcriptional regulator, which encodes MCGIAGDGCNCSDQHLKRGSLTIPSLLLLLKKKPSHGYELAERLSTLSFLEGVPDPGVIYRHLRHLEENGMVESRLEPGSGGPARKIYSLTPEGDSYLRTWALTIQQKKKSLEGFLLEFNRCLAQEAEKENLSSE
- a CDS encoding ABC transporter permease, giving the protein MSAEKSSGKLTLIEHWMLSLAIAKKNAKIYYLKPPVLIFGLLFPVFMFLAFAVGRNLPAASMVPGLIGMTVLFAASSVGPLIAPWERQAKTYERLLTTPVSLWHIVLGDVWAGFLYGLVISLVPLALGVLVFGALLFEPAVFLVTLFLAVYCFASLGALLAALPTDMPSNVMMLATLVRFPLLFVSGVFVPLEQMPAWGRSIALFSPLTYTMDLIRLAFGEQPQIGPQFDMTALVAFTALFLGSAYLLQKKGLSRVF
- a CDS encoding ATP-binding cassette domain-containing protein, whose protein sequence is MNFEAIQARNLFKKYGNVQAVAGVTFSVAAGEVFGFLGPNGAGKTTTQRILTGIVEPDQGEVLIMGYHLKKQPYHAKRMMGVVPELANVYVDLSAWDNLLFIGELYGVPKKMRAKRADELLEIFGLKEKRHFKARGFSKGMKQRLLLGMALMSDPEVLILDEPTSGLDVQSTHLIRDLIKKFNERGKTVFLTTHNIEEAGQLCDRVAIINQGKLVAVDRPEKLKCMLQRLQSVVVAFHPQVVESQLLAALKGVNQVKKSGDRFILYTDHPGDVVLAVAELARRENLKILSLHTQGPTLEDVFLHLTDQQ